The uncultured Bacteroides sp. genome includes the window CGAAGTATTCTCCGGAGTACGAAAAACTCTCACTATTTTAGGACTGAAGAATTGCACCTCTAAATTCATAGACTGCATCTTAGCCTTTATGCCTAAGTTAGTCCGTTCAAAGGTTTGAGCCCTTATCGATAAAAACACACTCAATAGTGACAAATACAAGAAAAATCTTTTCTTCATAATATTATGCATATAAAGCAATTAACCGAATGTTACAAAGATAAAAGTTATTAATGCAAAAAAAATCTAATTATCATTCAAAATAAAATAATTTTGGACAACATATTATTATGAGCCAGTAATAAATCCCTTAGATTAAAACGGTTGCCAATACACAAAGGTTATTGTATTGGCAACCGAAATAAATCCAATCTTCTATACCCTAAAATAATAAAGACTAATAACCCGTATTTTGTTTCAAATTAGAATTTGTTAGTAACACACTTTCCGGAATTGGATACAGATTACGGTAACTTTCACTTTTACTATGAGAGAACCATGATTTGGTGGTAAATGCATCAAAACGAATCATATCCTGCCGGCGACGCCCTTCTTGAGTGAATTCCCAACCAAGTTCATCTAAAAAACGACCATACTTAATGTCACCTCCCCCTTCATGGGTTACAGCAACCAGATTATCACGACGTCCGTAATCATAAGAACTACCTCCCATTAATTGAGCACCGGTAACAGTCGCTTTTTCTGGATCATTTTTAAAATCACGCTGACGAACCTCGGTAACCAATACAGCCGCTTCATCAGCCTTGCCCAAACGAAGTAGTGCTTCCGCCTTCATCAAAAGGATATCAGCATAGCGAAACAGAGGCCAATCATTACTCAAACGATTGGTAATACCCATAGCATACTCAAACTTACCCCAACGATATCCGTGATATTCTTGGGAGTTATCAATACTCGGTACTTCATTAATATAATTTAGAGGAGCACCGGCATCGCTTCCCATGGTACAAAACAATGAATCACCCGAAGCAGTGTATTGTTGTCCTTGGATAAAACAATCTGCCAAGCGAGCATCTTCCGGATCAAAAGAGTTGATATACTGAGGAATGCAACAAACACCTCCCCAAGGAGAACTCTCAAAGTTATAAGTAGCCTGATTCTCGGATTGCAAAGTGTACATGTGAAAATCAAATGCATTCCAGTCGGTTACGTAAGTCGCATCAAATGGCAATGCAAAAATAATTTCTTTGGAATTCTCATTTTCGGTTACAAAGACATTACTTTGCTTAGCTTCTAATTCATACTTACCACTTTTAATAACCTCATCACAGGCATCAATACACTTCTGAAACTCCGAATAATTACCATCAGAGAATATTTCGGAATTTAAGTACATTTTGGCTAATAAAGAATAGGCAGCCCATTTATTGAAACGTCCATAATATTCGGTATTAGCTTCTTCACTCAAATTATCAATATTATCAGTAATCTCCTTGATAATAAATTCATAAACCTCCTTACGAGTATTCTGTTCCGGTAAATAACCATCAGGAACATCAAAATCAGTAACCAAAGGAACGTTTCCAAACAAATCAACCAAAATATAATAATAAGAGGCACGCAGAACTTTGAGCTCTGAAACAATGGCTTCTTGCTGTTCAGGAATACTGATTTGCCCCGATTCAATCTGATAAAGTACACGGTTACAGGCAGTAATGCCCACGTAAGTACGATTCCATGACTGAATGCACATATCATCTTCCGATGTCCACTTGTGTTGGTGCATACGTTTATAAATACCTCCATCGACCCATCCGTTGGGACGGGCGGGAATAACATCTTCATCAGCCGACAACATCTGAGCTCGTGCAACACCATTCCATAACAACAAAGTCTGACGCCAAGGTACATAAGCAGCACCCAATAAGGCACCTAAATCATCACCAGTCGGTTCAAACTGATCAGAGAGAATATCATGATAACTTTTATCTTCCAAGTCGGTACAGCTCTGACATATAACAAATGTGAATGCCAGACCTAAAGCTAATATTTTTGTTTTCATATTTATTGATTTAAAGAGTTAGAAAGTAATACTTGCACCCACTGTATAAGAGCGAACATGAGGATATTGATCACGATCATCATAACCCGGATTCAAGCCTGAAACGGAAACTTCAGGATCAGTACCCTTGTAGCCCGTAATAGTAAGTACATTTTGAGAGGATACATATAACCTAAGGTTCTTTATATACTTTCCGAGTTTGTTGAAACGATAGCCCAGCGTGATGTTGTCAATCTTCCAATAGTCTCCATTCTCTACATAGTAGCTATTGAATTCTTCCGAACAAAGTGAGTTTAAGCGTACTTTGCCAAATACAGGTTTATAAGCCGACTTCATACGGTTCCAATCAGAACGACTCAAATTTTCATAAAACATACGGGCACTATTGATTATCTGAAAGTCAAAAGCACCGCGCATGGATATTGATAAGTCCCAGTTTTTATAGCGCACACTATTATTCCATCCTACATAGTATTTAGGAAGCCCATTGCCAATCACTTTCTTATCTTCTGCCGAATGAGTAAAATCATCATATCCTACATGATTACCATCCTTGTCTTCATAGATCCATTTGCCGCTATCATCAACGTCAACAACTTTGAATCCATAGATCTCACCAATAGGATCTCCTACTTTAACAATGTGTGATTCAGTTTTAACCGGTTCTTGGATCCAACCTGTTACAAAATAGTCACTTGAAGTCTTATACAAATCATTTGAAAGATTAATCAGTTTGTTTGTATTCGTTGAAAAAGTCATCGTTGAATTCCAGTCAACATTCTTAGCTTTGACAGGAACCACATTCACCAACACTTCAATACCTTTATTGCTCATTTTGCCTACATTAGCACGAGTTGTAGTATATAAATTCGGAGGAGAAGGAACCGAATAGTCATAAAGCAAGCCTTTTATCTGACGATTATAAAGGTCAATGCTACCATTAATCCGACTCTCTAAAATACTAAAATCAAGACCGAAGTTAGTCTCGTGTTTTTCCTCCCATTTTAAATCCGGATTAGCATTCCGTGACGGTTGGAGGCTTTGTATCCATTTGCCGTTGTAATAATAATAATCGCCATAGCTCAACATAGACATTCCTAAAAATGAATCGTTTGGCTGACTTCCTGTTACACCATAACCAACACGAAGTTTTAAATCGTTAAAAAGTTTCTGCGACTGCATAAACGGTTCTTCTGTAATTCTCCAGCCCAAAGAGATCGAAGGAAATGTGCCCCATTCATTATTAGTTCCTGATAACTGGCTGGCCCCTTCATGGCGGAGAGCGGCCATCAATAAGTAACGATTCTTATAAGAATAAGACAGACGACCAAAAAAGCTGATTAGATTTGTTTTTAAACGATAACTATATTCAGTACCCAATCCCTCTTTTAGAGCTGCTCCCTGACCTATATCGTTATAACTGTAAATATCAGTAGGGAAATCATAATTCTGTTCATACTGATTGCTGTAATCTGTACCTTGCCAACTATAGCCTGCCAAAACGGTGAAATGATGCCCGTATATTTCCTTCTGATATTGTGCTGTCAGTTCCATCAATTTAGTCATATTCATCAACGAACCCACAGCTGCATAACCATTTTTGCTATCACGAATAGTAGAGATGTTATTCTTTGTTTCATAATAGCCGCCGTACTGATTCGATTTATCATAAGAAATCAAAGCCTTTAGTGTGAGATCTTTAATAGGATTGAAAGTAGCACTACCATTAAAACGCAACTGAGCGATACTTTGATCACCATCGCACTCATTCAAAAGAGATAACGGATTGGCATACTCAAAAACGCCCGTGTTTTCGTACCAACTGCCGTCTTCATTCTTGATCGGTTCGGTAGGATTATGAATCAAAGCTTGACGATAGACGTAAGTATTCCAACTCCCACCATCGGAGGTAGAAGTATATTTGGTCTGATTTCCCAGAATACCAAAATTAAGTTTTAGTTTACCATCGAACATATTATGATTGATTTCAGCACGTCCCTGAAACATATCCTTATCAGAACGTTTCATTATACCCTGATTGGCTCGATAATTCAGATTTACAATATAATTGGTTTCCTGACTACCACCTTTAAGTGATAAATTATGAACGTGAGTAAACGGAGTACGTGTAATCTGATCCATCCAATCTACATTATTACCAAGATCCCAGGAAGCATCGCGTATGCCATCTGAAATCTGTTGACGATAATCAGCTGCCGTACACATTTCCAAGCGTTTAACAATAGAAGAAGTACTCATATAGGCACTATATTCCACTTGATTAATGTTGTCTCCTTTCGCTTTCTTTGTTGTAATAAGGATAACACCATTTGTTCCGCGAGAACCATAGATAGCAGCTGCAGAACCATCCTTTAAAACATCTATGCTCTCAATATCTTCTGGTGCCACCGTATTTAAGTCGCCCGGAACGCCATCGATTAAGATTAGCGGATTCGTACTTGCCCCTAAAATAGTTGTGTTTCCACGAAGAGAAATGGTTGTATTACTAGTTGGATCACCACTGGTATTGGTTATTGCCAAACCCGCAACCTTGCCTTGAATCAATTGCCCCGCGTCTTTTACGGCACCTTGAACAAAATTTTCCTTCTTTACGCTACCTACAGAACTTGTCAAATCACCTTTACGTTGAGTGCCATAGCCAATAACAACCACTTCATCAAGTGTTTTAGTATCTTCTTTCAACATAACATTTAGTCTCTTGCCTGCTATGACTTTTATTTCTTGAGTTACATAACCGATATAAGAAATCTGCAATATCGCCTCTTCCGATACATTTAATACAAAATCTCCCGATATATCGCTGATAGTGCCGTTATTTGTACCCTTTTCAACAATACTGGCTCCGATAATACTCTCTCCTCTTGAATCTCTTATCGTGCCGGAAACTTTAGTTCTATTCTGATCAGTTTCTAATTTTTCTTTCTCTGTCTTTTCAGACAAAATAATGTGCAAACCCTCCATCTGGTACTTTACATCGCTTTTATTCAATAAAAGACGCAGTACTTCAGATACTGGTTTACTATTCACTTCGATTGAAGTTATTTTCTGAACATTAACATCATTAGAGTAAAGAAACAAATAGTCTGTTTGACTTTCAATATCGTTCAATATCTCTTCTAACGGAGCCTGCGATTTGTGGATTGTAACTCTTGCGTTCTGAGAATTTGCATTCCCTGCAATAACGCAAAACGAACACATAAAGAGCAAAAACGTTGAGATTCTCATAATTTTAAGAAGATGAATGGCTAGTGGATTTTTAACTGTATAAAAATCCACTGAATGAATGTTTTTCATATCTTTGTATTTAAGTTTGATTGATACTATCCCCAAAAAGGGATTGATATTAGTCTGTGTCGGTGGTATTCCCGTACCATCGGCACTTTTGTATTTTTAGAATAAGTATTACATAGGCAAACAATATTAAAGGTTAATAATCAGTAAACAAAGAAATCGGCTTATCTAATGTAAATGATATTGTCATCTATATTACGTGTATATTTAAAATTCACATCTTTCTGTAATACTTTCAAAGCATATTCGGCTCCATCAGAAAGCCTGAATTTACCCGTCAATAAAGGATTTTTTAATTTCATGTTCTCTATTACTATTCGAAGATCATAATACTTCTCAAAACTTTTTAATATATCTGTAAATGACTTGTTTTTAAAGCAAATCAGTCCCTCCTTCCAGCGATAGACATCGTAATCGGTGATTCTACTTACAAACAACTTCTCGCCTTTCCGTACAGCCTTATAAGATGGAGCCAGCATTAGAGACGATTGATCCTTCCTGCTTATCAACTTTATTTTTCCTTCCAACAAAGAGCTTTCAAAAGTCCCTTCTTTCGAATATGCATCCACATTAAATTTCGTGCCCAGAACTTCCACATCATACTTCCCGGCATGCACCGTAAAAGGCCTTTTCTTGTTGTGAGCAACTTCAAAATAAGCCTCACCATCAAGATAGACTTCTCTTCCTCCTTTAGCAAAAGATTCCGGATATGACATATGCGAACCGGAATTAAGCCATACAGTTGTGCCATCGGACAAGCTTAAATTTACACGCTGACCATAAGGAACATTAACCGTTTGCATAGCAATTTCCTCTTTTCCTCTTTCACCGGTAAAGTGAAAATATAAAAAGTTCATCAGCAATGTTACCACAATAACCGATGCTACCTTCAAACATTCCAAGAACACTCGTTTCCTATACAATCGGTGTTGTACCTTCACACGATTCCCTCCCTCACCTCTAAAAATCATAAGATCGAAAAGCTTACGTTCCCTTAAAAATTCTCTCCGGTTCTCTTCCGATTCTTCAATCCAAGTCTTCACTTTCACCTCTTCTTCAAGGCTTGCTTCGCCATTAAAAAAGCGATACAACAATTCTTTATTAATACCTATCATTCCCATACATACTATATTAGCACTTCAAAAACAAATATCCCTAGTAAAAAAATACATATCGAGTAAATTAACGATTAACAAGCAGATAAAAAACGAGAATAAATAAGAACAAATAGTCCTTTAGGGCCAAACGAAGAATATTAGTGACTTTTGTAATATGAAATTCGACCCCTTTAGTCGATATATTAAGTATTGCAGCAATCTCTCTATGAGATTTATTTTCATATCTGCTAAGCAAAAAGGCACGACGGGTTTTATCGGGAAGTTTCAATAAAACCTTATCTATTATTGTTCTTATTTCAGTATCAAATAATTCGTTGGGCTCGCAAGCTTCAAGGGTAGTAATACGAGTCGTTAGTTCCCATTGGGAATGAGCAGTAAGATCATTTAATGCCTCTTCTTTAGCTTGCAGATGCCTCAAATGGTTTAGACATTTATGCTTAATAATGGTCAGAACATAAGCGGGAAGATTCGTATCTCCCGGCAAACGTTGTCTGTTCTCCCAATAGTACATCATAGCCTCCACAACAATATCTTCGGCTGCTACATCATCACGAATGTAAGTTCGTGCAAACCGTATAAAACTATGTTGATATTCGGCAAAGAACTTATTAAAAAGGAGTAAATCATCCTTTATTACAGTCATTATCTAAATACTAAATTTAAAGTTAACTAAAGCTTATACAAAAAACAGCTTCTCTTTATCTCTTATAATGCTTTCCAGAAAGCCTGGAAATCAGTATATTTACCATAACACACCAATTCATCGTCTTTCTCCATTTTTTCATCTTCGAGGAGCTCATTTACAATGTGGCAGTCGGTAATGGAAACCCCAAGAAAGTTACTGACCTTTCCGGCACGTTTTAATCCTATTATTTTCAGGCTAAACTCTTGGTTAAGGTTTAGTTGGTTAACGGAATAGTCTATGAATTTCTCGGGTACACGAAACATCATCACATAATAATCCGAATCAATGCGGAAATATTCTATCCGAGTTCCGAAATCCAGCTGCTGAACGATGTTCCGTGCAGAGTCTTCTTCGGGTGTCAGTATCATCTCTAACCCAAAGGCCTCGAGAACAGCTTTATGCACGGCATCAATAGCACGAGCATAGAGATGCTTCACTTGTTTTTGCTTCAGCAAGGCTACTACGCGCACAGAAGCTCCG containing:
- a CDS encoding RagB/SusD family nutrient uptake outer membrane protein, which codes for MKTKILALGLAFTFVICQSCTDLEDKSYHDILSDQFEPTGDDLGALLGAAYVPWRQTLLLWNGVARAQMLSADEDVIPARPNGWVDGGIYKRMHQHKWTSEDDMCIQSWNRTYVGITACNRVLYQIESGQISIPEQQEAIVSELKVLRASYYYILVDLFGNVPLVTDFDVPDGYLPEQNTRKEVYEFIIKEITDNIDNLSEEANTEYYGRFNKWAAYSLLAKMYLNSEIFSDGNYSEFQKCIDACDEVIKSGKYELEAKQSNVFVTENENSKEIIFALPFDATYVTDWNAFDFHMYTLQSENQATYNFESSPWGGVCCIPQYINSFDPEDARLADCFIQGQQYTASGDSLFCTMGSDAGAPLNYINEVPSIDNSQEYHGYRWGKFEYAMGITNRLSNDWPLFRYADILLMKAEALLRLGKADEAAVLVTEVRQRDFKNDPEKATVTGAQLMGGSSYDYGRRDNLVAVTHEGGGDIKYGRFLDELGWEFTQEGRRRQDMIRFDAFTTKSWFSHSKSESYRNLYPIPESVLLTNSNLKQNTGY
- a CDS encoding TonB-dependent receptor, which gives rise to MRISTFLLFMCSFCVIAGNANSQNARVTIHKSQAPLEEILNDIESQTDYLFLYSNDVNVQKITSIEVNSKPVSEVLRLLLNKSDVKYQMEGLHIILSEKTEKEKLETDQNRTKVSGTIRDSRGESIIGASIVEKGTNNGTISDISGDFVLNVSEEAILQISYIGYVTQEIKVIAGKRLNVMLKEDTKTLDEVVVIGYGTQRKGDLTSSVGSVKKENFVQGAVKDAGQLIQGKVAGLAITNTSGDPTSNTTISLRGNTTILGASTNPLILIDGVPGDLNTVAPEDIESIDVLKDGSAAAIYGSRGTNGVILITTKKAKGDNINQVEYSAYMSTSSIVKRLEMCTAADYRQQISDGIRDASWDLGNNVDWMDQITRTPFTHVHNLSLKGGSQETNYIVNLNYRANQGIMKRSDKDMFQGRAEINHNMFDGKLKLNFGILGNQTKYTSTSDGGSWNTYVYRQALIHNPTEPIKNEDGSWYENTGVFEYANPLSLLNECDGDQSIAQLRFNGSATFNPIKDLTLKALISYDKSNQYGGYYETKNNISTIRDSKNGYAAVGSLMNMTKLMELTAQYQKEIYGHHFTVLAGYSWQGTDYSNQYEQNYDFPTDIYSYNDIGQGAALKEGLGTEYSYRLKTNLISFFGRLSYSYKNRYLLMAALRHEGASQLSGTNNEWGTFPSISLGWRITEEPFMQSQKLFNDLKLRVGYGVTGSQPNDSFLGMSMLSYGDYYYYNGKWIQSLQPSRNANPDLKWEEKHETNFGLDFSILESRINGSIDLYNRQIKGLLYDYSVPSPPNLYTTTRANVGKMSNKGIEVLVNVVPVKAKNVDWNSTMTFSTNTNKLINLSNDLYKTSSDYFVTGWIQEPVKTESHIVKVGDPIGEIYGFKVVDVDDSGKWIYEDKDGNHVGYDDFTHSAEDKKVIGNGLPKYYVGWNNSVRYKNWDLSISMRGAFDFQIINSARMFYENLSRSDWNRMKSAYKPVFGKVRLNSLCSEEFNSYYVENGDYWKIDNITLGYRFNKLGKYIKNLRLYVSSQNVLTITGYKGTDPEVSVSGLNPGYDDRDQYPHVRSYTVGASITF
- a CDS encoding FecR family protein, yielding MNKELLYRFFNGEASLEEEVKVKTWIEESEENRREFLRERKLFDLMIFRGEGGNRVKVQHRLYRKRVFLECLKVASVIVVTLLMNFLYFHFTGERGKEEIAMQTVNVPYGQRVNLSLSDGTTVWLNSGSHMSYPESFAKGGREVYLDGEAYFEVAHNKKRPFTVHAGKYDVEVLGTKFNVDAYSKEGTFESSLLEGKIKLISRKDQSSLMLAPSYKAVRKGEKLFVSRITDYDVYRWKEGLICFKNKSFTDILKSFEKYYDLRIVIENMKLKNPLLTGKFRLSDGAEYALKVLQKDVNFKYTRNIDDNIIYIR
- a CDS encoding RNA polymerase sigma-70 factor, translating into MTVIKDDLLLFNKFFAEYQHSFIRFARTYIRDDVAAEDIVVEAMMYYWENRQRLPGDTNLPAYVLTIIKHKCLNHLRHLQAKEEALNDLTAHSQWELTTRITTLEACEPNELFDTEIRTIIDKVLLKLPDKTRRAFLLSRYENKSHREIAAILNISTKGVEFHITKVTNILRLALKDYLFLFILVFYLLVNR
- a CDS encoding TrkA family potassium uptake protein; protein product: MKYIIIGLGNFGYVLAEELSALGHEVIGVDITESRVDTIKDKIATGFVLDATDETSLSVLPLNSVDVVIVTIGENFGASVRVVALLKQKQVKHLYARAIDAVHKAVLEAFGLEMILTPEEDSARNIVQQLDFGTRIEYFRIDSDYYVMMFRVPEKFIDYSVNQLNLNQEFSLKIIGLKRAGKVSNFLGVSITDCHIVNELLEDEKMEKDDELVCYGKYTDFQAFWKAL